A region from the Arachis ipaensis cultivar K30076 chromosome B01, Araip1.1, whole genome shotgun sequence genome encodes:
- the LOC107640491 gene encoding uncharacterized protein LOC107640491 → MEDTDKNSTPQVLEVLQALKQASQELQHKHDNTSLAIKALLELHTESDTILSNDPNLSALSHHLSRLKHLVDHINSTTSRHRPHSLRSFLSRRLSTHSISKLANSIESEIQAWIDRESIHSLSRHLNDHLAPDHLIALLTQFRQRLSQGFNRDLQDLVLKNKIFSSLESVLFDAKCSLNVRENAGLAVAALIRFNKDVFVGQVLMGPTIRALVGMGSLRSIEALCSLIRSIKSPFVDEIESNGEIPNIIGLLDCEELEMRVLGMECVLEIGYFGRKEAVEAMLKEGLVEKLVELQRSELGGDLIDLDHEKKKEEEDENDCDEDGQVREGKRQKRFLEGHPFASCVARFAVMLEVGEGLRQREKRAFKQEILVRVREASVSDAEAATIVAEVLWGTSL, encoded by the exons ATGGAAGACACAGATAAGAACAGCACCCCGCAAGTTCTAGAAGTCCTGCAAGCACTGAAACAAGCATCACAAGAGCTTCAACACAAGCACGATAACACATCACTCGCCATTAAAGCACTCCTGGAGCTCCACACTGAGTCCGATACAATACTCTCCAACGACCCAAACCTCTCTGCTCTCTCCCACCATCTTTCCCGCCTCAAGCACCTCGTCGACCACATTAACTCCACCACTTCCCGCCACCGCCCTCACTCCCTCCGTTCCTTCCTCTCCCGACGACTCTCCACTCACTCCATCTCCAAGCTCGCCAACTCCATCGAGTCCGAAATCCAAGCATGGATCGACCGCGAGAGCATCCACTCCCTCTCCCGCCACCTAAATGACCATCTTGCCCCCGACCACTTAATCGCTCTCTTGACTCAGTTCCGTCAACGACTCTCCCAGGGTTTCAACCGCGACCTGCAGGACCTAGTTCTCAAGAATAAGATCTTCTCTTCACTCGAATCGGTTCTCTTCGACGCTAAGTGCTCCCTCAATGTTCGCGAGAACGCGGGGCTGGCTGTGGCGGCGCTGATTCGATTCAACAAGGACGTCTTCGTCGGCCAGGTTCTAATGGGCCCTACCATTCGAGCTCTGGTGGGTATGGGCTCGCTGCGTTCGATTGAGGCTCTCTGTTCTCTGATCAGGTCAATCAAGTCGCCGTTTGTGGACGAGATTGAATCGAACGGTGAGATTCCCAACATCATTGGGCTTTTGGATTGCGAGGAGTTGGAAATGAGGGTTTTGGGGATGGAATGCGTGCTTGAGATTGGGTACTTCGGGAGGAAGGAAGCGGTGGAGGCCATGCTCAAGGAGGGTTTGGTGGAGAAGCTTGTGGAGCTGCAAAGGTCGGAGCTTGGCGGGGATTTGATCGATTTAGATCacgagaagaagaaagaggaagaagatgagaaTGATTGTGATGAAGATGGACAAGTTAGAGAAGGGAAGAGGCAGAAGAGGTTCTTGGAGGGACACCCTTTTGCGAGCTGCGTAGCGAGGTTTGCAGTTATGCTGGAGGTTGGAGAAGGATTGagacagagagagaagagggcATTCAAGCAGGAAATTCTCGTTAGGGTTAGGGAGGCTTCTGTTTCTGATGCAGAAGCTGCCACCATTGTTGCTGAGGTTTTGTGGGGCACTTCGCTTTA a
- the LOC107640500 gene encoding translocase of chloroplast 90, chloroplastic, whose protein sequence is MEEEDEYDTLPSIRILTKSQFEKLSKSQKKDYLDEMDYRETLYLKKQLKEDYRRRKEKLLLNEQQLLNSDNSDDQQAPPEPVLLPDMAVPPSFDSDCPTHRYRCFVADDQWLVRPVLDPQGWDHDVGFDGINLETTTEIKKNVYAMIVGQMNKDKQDFGIQSECSAAYVDPMGPTYSASLDVQSAGKDLICTVRSNTKLRIVKHNITDCGVSLMSFAKKYYVGAKLQDTLLVGNILKFVMSAGLMEGSRQVAYGGSFEAAIRGGDYPVRNDNLSLTATVLSFNKETVLSGSLQADLRLSRSTRATVSANLSSRGMGKICIKTSSSENLQIALVAVFSVLKALSRKRGANYTGKDVRD, encoded by the coding sequence atggaagaagaagatgagtaTGATACACTTCCATCAATTCGAATATTGACAAAATCACAGTTTGAAAAGTTATCCAAGTCCCAGAAAAAAGATTATCTGGATGAGATGGATTACCGGGAGACTCTTTACTTAAAGAAACAGTTGAAAGAAGACTACCGTAGGCGTAAAGAGAAGTTACTCCTGAATGAGCAACAACTTTTGAATAGTGATAATTCTGATGATCAGCAAGCTCCTCCAGAGCCTGTTCTGTTACCAGACATGGCTGTTCCTCCAAGTTTTGACTCAGATTGCCCTACACATAGGTATCGTTGCTTTGTTGCTGATGACCAGTGGCTTGTGAGACCTGTTCTTGATCCACAAGGATGGGATCATGATGTGGGGTTTGATGGTATAAACTTGGAGACAACCACAGAAATAAAGAAGAATGTTTATGCCATGATTGTGGGACAGATGAATAAGGATAAGCAGGACTTTGGTATTCAGTCCGAGTGTTCTGCTGCTTATGTTGATCCCATGGGTCCTACTTATTCTGCGAGTCTTGATGTTCAGTCGGCAGGCAAAGATCTGATATGTACGGTTCGTAGCAACACAAAATTGAGAATCGTAAAGCACAATATTACTGACTGTGGTGTTTCTTTGATGTCCTTTGCAAAGAAGTATTATGTGGGTGCAAAGCTTCAGGATACTTTGTTAGTTGGGAATATATTAAAATTTGTCATGAGTGCAGGCTTAATGGAGGGTTCTCGCCAGGTGGCGTATGGTGGGAGTTTTGAAGCTGCCATACGAGGGGGAGATTATCCTGTAAGAAATGACAATTTAAGTCTAACGGCAACTGTCCTTTCCTTCAACAAAGAGACTGTATTAAGTGGAAGTTTACAAGCTGACTTGAGGCTGAGTAGAAGCACGAGAGCAACTGTTAGTGCTAATTTAAGTAGTCGTGGAATGGGGAAAATATGCATTAAGACAAGTAGCTCTGAGAATTTACAAATTGCTTTGGTTGCTGTTTTCTCAGTTCTGAAGGCCCTATCACGTAAAAGGGGAGCTAACTACACGGGGAAGGATGTGAGAGACTAG